In the Streptomyces spororaveus genome, TCCCCTGATCCTGGCGGGCAGACACCGGTGCGGTGCGGCCCGCCCGCGTACCGAGAGGGTTCCTCACCGTGAACACGACACACACCCGCCCCCTGCGCCGCAGGCTGGGTCTTGCGGCGGCCGGCTCCCTGGTGCTGGTGGCCATGACTGCCGGCCCTGCCGCCGCGCACGCGGAGGTCACCGCCTCCGATCCACGCGCCCTCGCCGAGAACGTGACGCTGTCCTTCACCTCCGAAGCGGAGTCGGACACGGCTGGCATCTCGGAGCTGCGGGTCGTCCTCCCCACGGGCATCACCCCGGACGCCGTGACGCTGAAGGATGCCCCCAAGGAGTGGAAGCTGACGCCCACCCCGGACGGGTACGCCGTCGGCGGCACCGCTCTGGCCACGGGCACCGATGCCGAGTACAGCATCACGGTGCGTCAGCTGCCCGACGCGAAGTCGTTGGCGTTCAAGACACTTGAGACGTACGGCGACGGGAAGGTCTCCCGATGGATCGAGGTGCCCACCGGCGGGGAGAAGGTCGACAATCCGGCCCCCGTGCTCGACCTGAAGGCGGCGGCCTCCGGGGCGAAGCCGATCGCCCCGAGCGCGTCACCGACGCCGAGCACCGTCCCGTCCGCCCCGCCGTCGGCAGCGGCTGCCGCTGCTCCCCCGGCTTCCGCCGCTTCCGCTGAGAAGGACACGGGCGGCAGGACCGGAGCGGTCGTCGGGGTGGCCGCGGCCGTCGTACTGCTCGCCGTCGGCATCGTCTGGTGGTTGCGCCGCAACCGCGGCCGCGGCCAGGCCTGACCGACACGGCCGGGTCCGGTACACGGTTCGTACGGTGTACCGGACCCGGCCGTGCGGCGGCGGGCGTCTACGAGGACGACGGCGTGATGCGGACGGTCTCGCGCACCGTGACCTGGTCGATCTCACTGGTCCGCACCGTGATGTTCATGGTCCACTCGCCGGGCATGGGCAACCGCAGGTCGTAGGCGGCCCAGTACCCCTTCTGGTTCGTGAGCTTGGCGTCGATCGGGCCGATGCCCAGGTCCTCCTGGGTGAGCGTCAGCCGGAGTTCGGGAACGGTGGCGAGGCCTCCGTCCGCGGTGTACACGACGGCCTCGACCGTGTTCTCCCCCACCCGTCCCGGCTCAAGGCTGATCTGTACGCTGCCCTGGTGGTTCGCCGTCCCCATGTCGAACGGGACGGTGACCACCCGCACCTGCGGCTCGTGCCCCGCGGCTGCCTTGGCACTCCCGGCTGCCGCCCGGCTGGGCTGGGTTCCTGTGAGCACGGTGGTGATCGCCAGAACCACCACACCGAGTACGACTTCCACGGCCACCGTCCGACGCAGGCGTCGCCGGGATGCGTCGGCGGGCGTAACCGGCCGCTGGGTGTCCGTGCCCTCTGCCTCGCCTCCGCGAGGCGTCTCGGGCCGGCCGCTGGGTTCCGCCGCCGCCGGGACGGACGGCGCGCCGGCCGTCTCCCTCACCCGCTCGGGCGCGGGCTCACGGAGCTTCAGCTTCAACTTCCGCGCGGCCGCAGGCGCTTCACGCACGAGGCGGGCGGTCCACCGTCGTGAGAAGAACGCCACGCACAGCACGACGGCCACGGCGGCCACCTTCACGACGAGTGTCCTGCCG is a window encoding:
- a CDS encoding DUF1775 domain-containing protein, producing the protein MNTTHTRPLRRRLGLAAAGSLVLVAMTAGPAAAHAEVTASDPRALAENVTLSFTSEAESDTAGISELRVVLPTGITPDAVTLKDAPKEWKLTPTPDGYAVGGTALATGTDAEYSITVRQLPDAKSLAFKTLETYGDGKVSRWIEVPTGGEKVDNPAPVLDLKAAASGAKPIAPSASPTPSTVPSAPPSAAAAAAPPASAASAEKDTGGRTGAVVGVAAAVVLLAVGIVWWLRRNRGRGQA